One part of the Mariniflexile litorale genome encodes these proteins:
- a CDS encoding DUF2264 domain-containing protein, giving the protein MKNLKLFFCFFIISFASVFSQNKERATGIFQIVNPNYDLSPKTGMTKQHWKDAAMYLLEGAFSYIHTLDDPMKFPKQPGKSYPHDERRVPTEKLEGLCRTLFVASPILKEHPNLVINNMKVADYYRYQISQLINPNSPSYIVPRAKNGGPSQNLVEFGALALSLLVNPEVLWEPLPQTQKDELARVMLSYGDGPTVDSNWKFFNIFVLSFFKEHGYEVNETLLVEYLEKSLTHYRGNGWYNDSPAYDYYSMWAFQMYGMVWSQYFGDKYYPEIAEKFKENFNGLKDNYPYMFSENGEMIMYGRSISYRTGSIVPFPLMGFQNDAHVNYGWMRRISSGVIKQFFTHPDFMKDQVPTLGFYGPFEPTVQNYSCRGSVYWMGKAFFGLLVPDDSPFWTAKENNGAWEKELQKNQVYNKFQGESEVLITDYPNIGAAELRAWCHEKVKDDWQKFRSTENYNRLSYNSAFPWQADGENGEVAMNYVIKNKKDEWEAFRLYTFKKFENGIYYRDVVLETNENIKFSLADVPLANGILRVDKNNSNQPISMRLGHYALPKLDKEIVTTTKKVKGYDVTIIDNGNYQLAMVPLLGWNNIEVLNTEGLHPESNESSVINLMHNKTSKKENSSIYATLMLWKKSGETWTKKELLPIRKITNLGDNTVVIKIEGNTEKSIQF; this is encoded by the coding sequence ATGAAAAATTTAAAGCTATTCTTCTGTTTTTTTATAATAAGTTTTGCTTCTGTTTTTTCGCAAAATAAAGAGAGAGCTACAGGGATATTTCAAATCGTAAATCCAAATTATGATTTAAGTCCAAAAACAGGTATGACAAAACAGCATTGGAAAGATGCCGCCATGTATTTGTTAGAAGGCGCTTTTAGTTATATCCATACATTGGATGATCCCATGAAGTTTCCAAAGCAACCTGGGAAAAGTTATCCCCATGATGAAAGAAGAGTGCCTACCGAAAAATTAGAAGGACTTTGCAGAACGTTGTTTGTAGCTTCTCCAATTTTAAAGGAGCATCCAAATTTGGTTATTAACAACATGAAAGTTGCAGATTATTACCGGTATCAAATAAGTCAATTAATTAACCCAAACAGCCCTTCATATATAGTCCCTAGAGCTAAGAATGGAGGTCCTAGTCAGAATTTAGTGGAGTTTGGAGCCTTGGCTCTGTCTTTACTGGTAAACCCAGAGGTATTATGGGAACCTTTACCTCAAACTCAAAAAGATGAATTAGCCAGGGTTATGCTAAGTTATGGCGATGGCCCAACGGTAGATTCTAACTGGAAATTTTTTAACATTTTTGTGTTAAGTTTTTTTAAAGAGCATGGTTATGAGGTTAATGAGACATTGTTAGTCGAATATTTAGAAAAATCATTAACACATTATAGAGGAAATGGTTGGTATAACGACAGTCCTGCCTACGATTACTATAGCATGTGGGCTTTTCAGATGTATGGGATGGTGTGGTCTCAATATTTTGGAGATAAATACTATCCTGAAATAGCAGAAAAATTTAAAGAGAATTTTAATGGATTAAAAGATAATTACCCATACATGTTCAGTGAAAATGGCGAAATGATTATGTACGGACGAAGTATTAGTTATAGAACAGGATCTATTGTGCCATTTCCATTAATGGGTTTTCAAAACGATGCTCACGTAAATTATGGGTGGATGCGCAGAATTTCATCGGGTGTTATAAAACAATTTTTTACACACCCCGATTTTATGAAGGATCAGGTGCCAACACTAGGGTTTTATGGACCTTTTGAGCCTACAGTACAAAATTATAGTTGTAGAGGAAGTGTGTATTGGATGGGAAAAGCATTTTTTGGTTTGTTAGTGCCAGACGATAGCCCTTTTTGGACCGCAAAAGAGAATAATGGTGCTTGGGAAAAAGAGTTACAGAAAAATCAGGTTTATAATAAGTTTCAAGGTGAATCGGAAGTTTTAATTACAGATTATCCAAATATTGGAGCAGCCGAGTTGCGCGCTTGGTGTCATGAAAAAGTAAAGGACGATTGGCAAAAATTTCGTTCCACAGAAAATTATAACAGACTTTCTTATAATAGTGCTTTCCCATGGCAAGCTGATGGCGAAAATGGAGAAGTAGCCATGAATTATGTTATTAAAAACAAAAAAGATGAATGGGAAGCCTTTAGACTATATACTTTTAAAAAGTTTGAAAATGGTATTTATTACAGAGATGTTGTTTTAGAAACCAATGAAAATATTAAATTCAGTTTAGCTGATGTGCCTTTAGCTAATGGCATTTTGAGAGTTGATAAAAATAACAGCAATCAACCGATATCTATGCGATTAGGACATTATGCATTGCCTAAGTTAGATAAAGAGATTGTAACCACTACTAAGAAAGTTAAAGGATATGATGTAACAATTATAGATAATGGTAACTATCAATTAGCGATGGTACCCCTTTTAGGGTGGAACAATATAGAAGTTTTAAATACAGAAGGATTACACCCAGAAAGTAACGAGAGTTCAGTAATAAATCTGATGCATAATAAAACTTCTAAAAAAGAAAATTCAAGCATTTATGCAACCTTAATGCTTTGGAAAAAATCGGGAGAAACCTGGACAAAGAAAGAGTTGTTGCCCATTAGAAAAATTACAAATTTAGGTGATAATACAGTTGTCATTAAAATTGAAGGAAATACAGAAAAAAGTATTCAATTTTAA
- a CDS encoding family 43 glycosylhydrolase, whose protein sequence is MRQKKYIQFALVFFIAITLFNCHKKTKVTISNPVVKGDYADPSIVKYQGKFYIYATKDPWGGEDLAVMESTDFKNWEQKVIDWPTKTICTSPTSNGSKVWAPSVIQAKNGKFYMYVSVGSEVWVGVSEHPLGPWKNAKSDNTPLIKGNMFPKYHMIDAEAFIDDDGQAYLYWGSGLNWVNGHCFVVKLADDMVSFNEEEIKDITPPNYFEAPIMVKNNNKYYLMYSDGKCTTETYKVRYAVGDTPYGPWVEGVESPILTTSKDKTTLGPGHHTVFKEAGQLYMLYHRITDNKDELFRELAIDSLNFNSSAVIDKITPNGGVVITIID, encoded by the coding sequence ATGCGTCAAAAAAAGTATATTCAATTTGCATTAGTTTTTTTTATAGCAATAACCTTATTTAATTGTCATAAAAAAACAAAAGTAACGATTAGCAATCCTGTGGTTAAAGGAGACTATGCAGATCCTTCTATTGTAAAATACCAAGGAAAGTTTTATATATATGCCACTAAAGACCCTTGGGGAGGAGAGGATTTAGCAGTAATGGAATCTACCGATTTTAAAAACTGGGAACAAAAAGTTATTGACTGGCCAACAAAAACGATTTGTACAAGCCCTACCTCAAATGGAAGTAAAGTCTGGGCGCCATCAGTTATTCAAGCTAAAAACGGTAAGTTTTACATGTATGTTTCTGTAGGAAGTGAAGTTTGGGTAGGTGTAAGCGAACATCCTTTGGGACCATGGAAAAACGCAAAATCAGACAATACACCATTAATAAAAGGAAATATGTTTCCAAAATATCATATGATTGATGCCGAAGCTTTTATAGACGATGATGGACAAGCATATTTATATTGGGGCTCTGGATTAAACTGGGTAAATGGGCATTGTTTTGTAGTGAAGTTAGCTGATGATATGGTTAGCTTTAATGAGGAAGAAATTAAAGACATAACACCTCCAAATTATTTTGAAGCCCCCATAATGGTTAAGAACAATAATAAATACTATTTAATGTATTCTGATGGAAAATGTACAACAGAAACATATAAAGTAAGATATGCGGTTGGAGATACACCATATGGGCCTTGGGTAGAAGGTGTTGAAAGTCCAATATTAACCACTTCAAAAGACAAAACCACACTAGGTCCTGGTCATCATACCGTATTTAAAGAAGCAGGACAACTGTACATGCTTTATCATAGAATTACAGATAATAAAGATGAATTATTTAGAGAATTAGCTATTGATAGTTTGAATTTTAATAGCAGTGCAGTGATAGATAAGATAACACCCAATGGAGGTGTTGTTATTACAATAATAGATTAA